Within Actinoplanes sp. L3-i22, the genomic segment CCGGGGAAGTCCTCGAGCTTCTCGAAGATCAGGCTGAGCGCGGCCGGGTCGATCTCCACCGGCGCCGCGAAGTTCTGCCCCAGCCGCTTCACGATCTTGGACTGGTCGACCACGATGAACGCCTTCGGCGCCGCGGCCATCATCAGCTTCTCCTGGTAGAGCGCGCCGCCCCGGCCCTTGATCAGCCGTTTGTGGTCGTCCACCTCGTCGGCGCCGTCGAAGCACCAGTCCGGGCGGGCGTCGTTCAGCGTGGTGATCCGCAGACCGAGCGCCGAGCAGGCGTTCGCCACCTCGATCGAGGTCGGGATCGCGGTGAAGGAGAGCCCCTCCTTCTCGGCGCGGGCCGCGAGGGCCTGCAGGGTGAGGAAGCTGGTCGAGCCGGAGCCGACGCCGACGGTCTGCCCGTCCCGCAGCTCGGCGGCCAGCCGCGCCGCCGCCTCCCGCTTGGCTTCCTCGTTCTTGATGGCACCTGACCAGGTCAGGCCGTTGGGGCGGTTCGTCCACTGCATGTGATGGTCAACCGTTTCCAGGAGCGGTCCGTGGTCGACCTCATCGTAGTCAGCGGCGGGGGAGGTCTTCGCGCGGCAGCCAATTGCGCCGCACGATCACCAGGTCCCGCTCGGCGTCGGCGAGCTGTTCCTCGGACGGCCGGCAGGCATCCCGGGCACGCAGCGCCGCACCCACACTGACCTGCGACGATCCCGATCCGACCAGGCCGCGCAGGCCACGCTCGGCCTCCCGGTCCTCGCTGTTCCCGCCGCCACCCGGCGCGGGCCGGCGCGGCGGGCGCCCGCTCACCGGCGGCGCCGGCACCGGGGTCGCCGGAGCGGCCGGAACCGGCGGAGCCGCCGGCGTCGGCGCGGCGGCCGGGGCCGACGGGACCGGTGCCCCGGCCGGAGCCGACCGAACCGGAGCGGCCGGAGCGGCCGGGACCGGTGGAGCCGACGGGACCGGTGGAGCCGACGGGACCGGCGGGGCGGACGGGGGCGGGCCGGGCACCGGGGTGGCCGGCTCGGCCGGAGCGGGATTCGACCCGGACGGGGGGCGCACCCGCCGGCGGCGGCGTTCGGGTTCGGGTTCGGCCATGACCCGACGGTACCGCCGCCGACGGCCTCAGAACGTCTCGGTCGCGCTGGGCGCCCGGTGCCAGCCGAACGCCAGGCTCGGATCGTTCCCGGTCAGCTGCCGGACCCGGCCGGCCGCGGCAAGCGTGGCCAGCGAGGTCCCGCCCAGGTAGACCGCGCCGAGATCGGTCACCGTGGCGGTCAGGTCGGCCGGGTCACCGGTCCGCACACAGGCCGCGCCCGCCGGACCGCCGGTCAGCCGCCAGCGGCCGGTGTTCGCCGGCAGGATCGGGTCGTCCACCTCCAGCACCACGTCGACCGGCGCGCGGTACCGCCGGGCGGCGAGCGCGCCCGGCACGTCCACCAGGCGTACCCAGAGCGCGTCGGCGAGCGTGGTGCCCAGCCGGCGCGGCTCGTCCACCAGGTACTGCAGCGGCTCGTCGACCGCGCCGTGGCTGAACTTCACGGTCCGGGTCAGGTCGATGCCGAGCAGGAACCGCCACAGCGCCTGATACGCCTGCGGGTCGGCGGCGACCACCTCGGTCACCTGCGCGGTGGAGTCCGGCCCGTGCGACGACCAGCCGTCCTTGACCCGCCAGCGCGCGTAGCCGGTCGGGCCGCCGGGACCGTCGTGGACCACCGCGTACTCCCGGGTGGCGCCGTCACGGTGCTCCGACGGATCGGTGAGGACCGAGCGCCACCAGCGGTCGTCCCGGTCGGACCAGCCGACCCGATCGACCCGCACCTGGTCGAAGACCTTGCTGATCTCGGAGAGCAGGCCGGTCGGCTCACCCATCCGCAGTCGCCCGGACGGCTCGGCCGGCGGGACGGTCAGGCGAACCTCGCGGTTCATGATCGTGAACCGGAGGCGGGACGCGGCCGCGCCGTACCCGAATCTGGGGTAGATCGCGGTCTCGCTGGCCCACAGCACCGCGAGCGGCTCGCGCCCGGCCGCCGCGATGTCCTCGAGCTGCCGGCGCATCAGCGCGGTCAGCAGACCCCGCCGCCGGTGGGTGGGCCGCACCCCGACCGAGGAGATGTGCGCGGCCGGCAGCACCGCCCCCGGCACGGTCAGCTCGCGGCTGTAGGCCACCGTCTGCCCGGCCACCTGCCCGGCGTCGTCGGCGATCAGGGAACGCTCGGGCTCGAAGACCTCCCGCTCGGCGGTCTTCGCCGCGCCCGCCAGCTCCTCGTGGAAGACCACGCCGAGCAGGTCGCAGATGGCCGGGAAGTCCTCGATCGTGCCCTGCCGGATTCGTATGCCGTCATCCATGGAGCTTGTGTAACGGACTCGCGTGGGTACGGGCCACCGATTTGCGGCGTCGTTACTCTCGAATCAGACGGCCGACCGGCCGCCTGGTCGAAAGAGGGGGAACATGCCGGAGCAACCGCAGTGGTCGGAGCGGACGCTCGACATGCCGCCGCAGGACCCGTGGGCGGAACCGCCGACGGTCACCGCGCCGGCCGTGCCGGAAGCTGGCGAGCCCACGCGGCCGCACCAGCCGACCTCCCCGGCGCCTCAGGCGCCGCAGTCACCGCAGTCACCGTTCAGTCAGGGCCGGGCCTCGGTCACGCCACGCACCCAGCGGCAGGACCAGACCGCTGTGCACGAGCCGACCGGGACCGGCTGGCCGGGCACCTCCGCGCCGCGGGCCGAGCACAGCCTCGGCTGGCACATGCGCCGCCTGCGCCGCGGCGGCGAGTGGAGCACCGCCGCCGTCCTGTTCGCGTTTGTCTGCTGGGGCATCTGGGCGCTCTCCGAGGGCGGCTCGCTGGGCACCCCGATGGTGGTGTTCGTGATCACGTTGCTGGTCGGCGTGGGCGTCTTCGCGCTCGCCCGGCTGGTCGGCCGCCTGGTCCTGGAGAGGTATCTGAACCGTCCCCGCCACACGGCCCGCGGCGCGCACATGGTCGCCGGGCTGTATCTGACCGGCGTCGGGTTCACGTTCCTGCGCCAGACCGAATGGGTGATGGACGCCTTCAACTGGGTGAAGAGCGTCTTCTAGCCACGTGTTGACGATGTTGAGTTGAGTCGACTGTACGAATCAACGTTGATAGTTGATTCGTACAGTCGATGTGTTGATTCATATTGACGTCAAGACGTCTCCGACACGTGGGCCGTGATGATCCGCCAGCCCTCGTCGAGACGGGCCCACGCCTGGGTCTGCCGGCCGACGACGTCCGATCCCGGATACCCGAAGAGCGTCGTGACGACGGCGGTGCTGACGCCGTACGTCTGGATCTGGGTCTCCTTCAATCGGCGGCCCGGCGGCAGCGGGCCCTGAGCGAGCCGCCACCGCCGCTGTTCCTCGATGTCGTTCTGCTGGTCGGCGATGCCGAAGCGGACCGCCCGGTCGGCGAAGAAGCCGAGCATGCCTTCCACGTCGTTGTCGACCAGCGCCTGCTCGTACGCCTCGAACGCCGCCGCCACCTCGGCGACCACCTCGGGCCGGTCCCGTTCCACGGTCACGCCGCGGAGGGCACGGGCACGCCGCCCTCGGGCGCCTCGGTGAACGCGTTGCCCTCCATCGCCGGCGGCTCGCCCGGCTCGGGCACCCGCGGCACGGGCTTGGTCAGCGCGACCAGCCCGAGAATCACGGTCAGGAACAGGTAGCCGAGCGCGACCTGCCCGTTCGCGTTCCACTGCACCTTCTCGGCGTGGATCAGCCCGACGAAGGTGAGCACCGCGCCGGACCCGGCGAAGACCGCCGCGTGCCAGAAGCGCTTGTCGATGATGAACGCGACGATCGCCCCGAGCACCAGCCCGGCCAGGATCGCCCCTTCGCCGAGTGTCTTCAGCCCGTCGTAGACCACCCCGGCCCCGGTCAGCGCGTCGTTGCCGACCGCCGCCGCGGTGGTGCCGGCCGCCGCGAGCGCGTTGTCCATCTGGCCGGTCG encodes:
- a CDS encoding DNA-directed RNA polymerase II; translated protein: MPEQPQWSERTLDMPPQDPWAEPPTVTAPAVPEAGEPTRPHQPTSPAPQAPQSPQSPFSQGRASVTPRTQRQDQTAVHEPTGTGWPGTSAPRAEHSLGWHMRRLRRGGEWSTAAVLFAFVCWGIWALSEGGSLGTPMVVFVITLLVGVGVFALARLVGRLVLERYLNRPRHTARGAHMVAGLYLTGVGFTFLRQTEWVMDAFNWVKSVF
- a CDS encoding GNAT family N-acetyltransferase, coding for MDDGIRIRQGTIEDFPAICDLLGVVFHEELAGAAKTAEREVFEPERSLIADDAGQVAGQTVAYSRELTVPGAVLPAAHISSVGVRPTHRRRGLLTALMRRQLEDIAAAGREPLAVLWASETAIYPRFGYGAAASRLRFTIMNREVRLTVPPAEPSGRLRMGEPTGLLSEISKVFDQVRVDRVGWSDRDDRWWRSVLTDPSEHRDGATREYAVVHDGPGGPTGYARWRVKDGWSSHGPDSTAQVTEVVAADPQAYQALWRFLLGIDLTRTVKFSHGAVDEPLQYLVDEPRRLGTTLADALWVRLVDVPGALAARRYRAPVDVVLEVDDPILPANTGRWRLTGGPAGAACVRTGDPADLTATVTDLGAVYLGGTSLATLAAAGRVRQLTGNDPSLAFGWHRAPSATETF
- a CDS encoding AtzH-like domain-containing protein → MTVERDRPEVVAEVAAAFEAYEQALVDNDVEGMLGFFADRAVRFGIADQQNDIEEQRRWRLAQGPLPPGRRLKETQIQTYGVSTAVVTTLFGYPGSDVVGRQTQAWARLDEGWRIITAHVSETS
- the rpiA gene encoding ribose 5-phosphate isomerase A; protein product: MQWTNRPNGLTWSGAIKNEEAKREAAARLAAELRDGQTVGVGSGSTSFLTLQALAARAEKEGLSFTAIPTSIEVANACSALGLRITTLNDARPDWCFDGADEVDDHKRLIKGRGGALYQEKLMMAAAPKAFIVVDQSKIVKRLGQNFAAPVEIDPAALSLIFEKLEDFPGLEEVTLRPAGGKDGPVITERGNLTLDLRFSEIAEDAHARLKQMPGVVETGLFFGYDFELILAG